Proteins from a genomic interval of Aquabacterium sp. A3:
- a CDS encoding NUDIX hydrolase yields the protein MWFTRRIEHCQVCGTPVEQKVPEGDNRDRAVCPGCGHVHYVNPLNVVGTLPVWEDQVLLCRRNIEPRKGFWTLPAGFMELGETTEEGAGRETDEEAGARIEMQGLYCVLNVVSAGQVHFFYRARLLDTEFAPGPETIEARLFREDEIPWDELAFRTVRMTLQRYFEERQTGQFGVYCADIR from the coding sequence ATGTGGTTTACTAGGCGCATCGAACACTGTCAGGTTTGCGGAACCCCCGTGGAGCAAAAAGTACCCGAGGGAGACAACCGCGACCGCGCGGTTTGCCCCGGTTGCGGGCACGTCCATTACGTCAATCCATTGAACGTCGTGGGCACCCTGCCCGTCTGGGAAGACCAGGTGTTGCTGTGCCGACGCAACATCGAGCCCCGCAAGGGCTTCTGGACGCTGCCGGCCGGCTTCATGGAACTGGGCGAAACCACTGAAGAGGGTGCTGGACGTGAGACCGACGAAGAGGCCGGGGCCCGCATCGAGATGCAGGGCCTGTATTGCGTACTCAACGTGGTCAGCGCCGGACAGGTCCACTTCTTCTACCGCGCCCGCTTGCTGGACACCGAGTTTGCGCCTGGCCCTGAAACCATCGAAGCCCGATTGTTCCGCGAAGACGAGATCCCCTGGGATGAGCTGGCGTTCCGCACCGTGCGCATGACGCTGCAGCGCTACTTCGAAGAACGTCAAACGGGTCAATTTGGCGTCTATTGCGCCGATATACGGTGA
- a CDS encoding transglutaminase-like cysteine peptidase has protein sequence MQAWQSPQLMQRATQMGPGAHARAQMLVDLIAEAASQPEANRLKSINTHFNRQVLFTDDRQAWGVVDYWASPLETLAKGRGDCEDYAIGKYFSLLAAGVPGVKMRLVYVRAEVSGSLQAHMVLAYYPEPEAEPLILDNLITDIRPASRRPDLTPVFSFNAEGLWQGVGPATAGDPTTRLSRWRDVLSKARAEGWW, from the coding sequence GTGCAAGCCTGGCAATCGCCCCAGTTGATGCAGCGGGCCACGCAGATGGGCCCCGGGGCACATGCGCGCGCGCAGATGCTGGTGGACCTGATCGCCGAGGCGGCCTCGCAGCCCGAGGCCAACCGACTCAAATCCATCAACACCCACTTCAATCGACAGGTGTTGTTCACGGACGACCGGCAGGCCTGGGGGGTGGTCGATTATTGGGCCTCGCCCCTGGAAACCCTGGCCAAGGGCCGGGGTGATTGCGAAGACTACGCCATAGGCAAGTACTTTTCCCTGCTTGCGGCCGGGGTGCCAGGTGTGAAGATGCGACTGGTGTATGTGCGCGCCGAGGTGTCTGGCAGCCTGCAGGCGCACATGGTGCTGGCGTATTACCCCGAGCCTGAGGCCGAACCCTTGATTCTTGACAACCTGATCACGGACATCCGGCCGGCCTCGCGGCGACCTGACCTCACGCCCGTGTTCAGTTTCAATGCAGAAGGTTTGTGGCAAGGTGTGGGGCCGGCCACGGCAGGAGATCCGACCACGCGCTTGTCGCGCTGGCGGGATGTGCTGTCCAAGGCCCGTGCCGAGGGATGGTGGTGA
- a CDS encoding EAL domain-containing protein → MSLIRQIWSLLLATLLMAFVGSFAVWMFSARGYLETQLRLKNADNAQALALNLSQLKGDTTAMELTVSAMFDTGFYQRITLRDAGGRVVVDREMDTRTLPRQSPAWFVQAMPVQSVPGVAQVSNGWRAVGSVEVVSHAGFAHAQLWQGAVNTAGWLSVLGALSGLVAWWGVSRIRRPLDGVVEQAQALMDRRFMTLPEPKVPELARVGEAMNTMVLRLKAVFDEQVVQVEALRQQAHCDALTGLAHRRHFMAQLAAMLDSEEQAAQGTLFLIRVLDLGSINRALGHRHTDALLQRVAQVLAEVSVGVGAKALGRLNGGDFAVCLGGGDVPLPEAQYYADALKRAFSEHGAQGGVVVGAVGWRRGMRIHQLLAAADSALALAESKGAYAVELGQTPEQAQAVRGEDDWRRVLGQALMERRAELGGFPVVDAQGHLLHHECPMRLMLDGDLPTPAAHWLPMAMRTGLISQIDEMAVVLALEQVALDGVARGVNLSPASLLDSGFVPRLKAHLSESPSLAARLWVEVAEAAAVDHPDLIHALCEQLRPLGVRVGLEHAGERLAGIKALFSLGLDYVKLDASVVQGVAQDNSRAAHVTATVSMLRGLGLQVMAEGVNDAGDLQVLWQCGVHGVTGPAVRLAH, encoded by the coding sequence ATGTCTTTGATTCGTCAGATCTGGTCACTGCTGTTGGCGACGCTCTTGATGGCTTTCGTCGGCAGCTTTGCCGTGTGGATGTTTTCGGCCCGGGGTTACCTGGAGACGCAGTTGCGCCTCAAGAACGCCGACAACGCCCAGGCGCTGGCCCTGAACCTGTCTCAGCTCAAGGGCGACACCACGGCCATGGAGTTGACCGTGTCGGCCATGTTCGACACCGGCTTTTACCAGCGCATCACCTTGAGGGATGCGGGGGGGCGCGTGGTGGTGGACCGTGAAATGGACACCCGTACCTTGCCCAGGCAGTCGCCTGCCTGGTTCGTGCAAGCCATGCCGGTGCAGTCGGTGCCCGGGGTGGCGCAGGTGTCCAACGGCTGGCGTGCGGTCGGCTCTGTCGAGGTGGTCAGTCATGCGGGGTTTGCGCACGCCCAGTTGTGGCAGGGTGCGGTCAACACGGCAGGCTGGTTGTCGGTGCTGGGGGCCTTGTCGGGCCTGGTGGCGTGGTGGGGCGTGTCGCGCATCCGCCGGCCACTGGACGGCGTGGTGGAGCAGGCCCAGGCCCTCATGGACCGCCGTTTCATGACCTTGCCCGAACCCAAGGTACCTGAGCTGGCCCGCGTGGGCGAGGCCATGAACACCATGGTGTTGCGCCTGAAGGCGGTGTTTGACGAACAGGTCGTTCAGGTGGAGGCCTTGCGTCAGCAGGCCCATTGTGATGCCTTGACCGGCCTGGCGCACCGGCGTCATTTCATGGCGCAGCTCGCCGCGATGCTCGACAGCGAAGAACAGGCCGCACAGGGCACCTTGTTCCTCATCCGGGTGCTCGACCTGGGGTCCATCAACCGTGCGCTGGGACACCGCCACACCGATGCCTTGCTGCAGCGCGTGGCGCAGGTGCTGGCCGAGGTGTCGGTGGGCGTGGGGGCCAAGGCCTTGGGGCGGCTCAATGGCGGTGATTTTGCCGTCTGCCTGGGTGGGGGCGATGTGCCTTTGCCCGAGGCCCAGTACTACGCTGACGCGCTCAAGCGCGCCTTTTCGGAACATGGGGCTCAAGGTGGCGTGGTCGTGGGCGCGGTGGGCTGGCGGCGCGGCATGCGCATCCATCAACTGCTGGCCGCTGCCGATTCGGCCCTGGCCCTGGCGGAAAGCAAGGGTGCGTACGCGGTGGAGCTGGGCCAGACCCCCGAGCAGGCACAGGCCGTGCGTGGCGAAGACGATTGGCGACGCGTGCTGGGCCAGGCCCTGATGGAGCGCCGCGCCGAGTTGGGTGGCTTTCCGGTCGTGGATGCACAAGGCCACTTGCTGCACCACGAGTGCCCCATGCGGCTGATGCTTGACGGCGATCTGCCCACGCCTGCCGCACATTGGCTGCCGATGGCCATGCGCACGGGCTTGATCTCTCAGATCGATGAAATGGCCGTGGTGCTGGCACTGGAGCAGGTGGCGCTGGACGGCGTGGCAAGAGGTGTGAACCTGTCACCGGCATCCTTGCTGGACAGCGGGTTTGTGCCGCGCCTGAAGGCGCACCTGTCGGAATCGCCCTCGCTGGCCGCTCGCCTGTGGGTGGAGGTGGCCGAGGCCGCGGCCGTGGATCACCCCGATCTGATCCATGCCTTGTGCGAACAGCTGCGCCCGCTGGGCGTGCGTGTGGGGCTGGAGCATGCGGGTGAACGTCTTGCTGGCATCAAGGCGCTGTTCAGCCTGGGCTTGGACTATGTGAAGCTCGACGCCTCGGTGGTGCAGGGGGTGGCGCAAGACAACTCACGCGCTGCTCATGTGACCGCGACGGTGAGCATGCTGCGGGGCCTGGGCTTGCAGGTCATGGCCGAGGGCGTCAACGACGCGGGCGACCTCCAGGTGCTGTGGCAATGTGGGGTTCATGGCGTGACTGGCCCCGCCGTGCGGCTCGCCCACTGA
- a CDS encoding type I secretion system permease/ATPase yields MTSEHAEQPSAKPAAEHGAPPPAAEPRLRDDLVTPDPLLDALVEVARLHGLNATRASMSAGLPLDDGPLPLNLAERAAERVGLSTRLQRMRWSAIDQRALPAILLGPDQRVLVLLGPDPRQSGQWRVLLPEAGQGAVSMGEDELNQRHNGLVLFARPHFRFDERTPRPVAERADHWFWGPVKAQRFVYRDVLWAALLINLFALAFPLFSMNVYDRVVPNHATETLWVLAIGVVLVLGSDLFMKVLRSHFVDEASARIDVLISSRLMERVLGMRLENRPLSVGSFASNLRGFEQVRDFIASSTVTALIDLPFALLFLLVIVWISPWLVIPAVLVFVVILVMGYIAQHRLHELSQSTYQTAAQRNATLVESLTGIETIKAQGAEHLIQARWERANQFLATLNVRMRRLSSGAVYTTATLQQLASVAIVIIGVYLITDRQLTMGGLIATTMLSGRALAPAGQIVGLLMQYQGARTALESLNQVMAKDVERADGQRHLERSELKGAIEFRHVSFAYPGRNDASLNDISFKIQPGEKVALIGKVGSGKTTLQKLILGLYQPKEGAVLLDGIDLRQLDPADVRRNMAHVAQDVHLFFGSMRDNIAFGMPHARDDAIMAAAEVAGLTDFVARHPQGFDMPVGERGELLSGGQRQSVGIARAVLHNAPILLMDEPTSAMDFSTEAQVTHNLQRFAQDKTVVLVTHRTSMLSFVDRVIVIDQGRVVADGPRERIMQALAAGRIARAS; encoded by the coding sequence ATGACCTCTGAGCACGCTGAACAGCCTTCCGCCAAGCCAGCCGCTGAGCACGGCGCGCCGCCCCCCGCCGCAGAGCCCCGACTGAGGGATGACCTGGTCACCCCCGACCCCTTGCTGGACGCTCTGGTCGAGGTGGCGCGGCTGCACGGCCTGAATGCCACGCGCGCTTCGATGTCGGCGGGCCTGCCACTGGATGACGGCCCCTTGCCGCTGAACCTGGCCGAACGTGCCGCCGAGCGGGTGGGCCTCAGCACCCGGCTGCAGCGCATGCGCTGGTCGGCCATCGATCAGCGCGCCTTGCCGGCCATCCTCCTGGGCCCCGACCAGCGCGTGCTGGTGCTGCTGGGCCCCGATCCACGGCAGTCCGGCCAATGGCGCGTGTTGCTGCCAGAGGCCGGCCAGGGCGCCGTGTCGATGGGCGAAGACGAACTGAACCAGCGCCACAACGGTCTGGTGCTGTTCGCGCGCCCGCACTTCCGTTTTGACGAGCGCACGCCCCGCCCGGTGGCCGAGCGGGCCGATCATTGGTTCTGGGGGCCGGTCAAGGCGCAGCGTTTTGTGTACCGCGACGTGCTGTGGGCCGCGCTGCTCATCAACCTGTTCGCCCTGGCGTTTCCGCTGTTTTCCATGAACGTGTACGACCGCGTCGTGCCCAACCACGCCACCGAGACCCTGTGGGTGCTCGCCATCGGCGTGGTGCTGGTGCTGGGCAGCGACCTGTTCATGAAGGTGCTGCGCAGCCACTTTGTGGACGAAGCCAGCGCCCGCATCGACGTGTTGATCTCATCGCGGCTGATGGAGCGCGTGCTGGGCATGCGTCTGGAAAATCGTCCTTTGTCGGTGGGCTCGTTTGCCTCCAATCTGAGGGGCTTCGAGCAGGTGCGGGACTTCATCGCCTCCAGCACCGTCACGGCCCTGATCGACCTGCCGTTTGCGCTGCTGTTCTTGCTGGTCATCGTCTGGATCTCGCCCTGGCTCGTGATCCCCGCCGTGCTCGTGTTCGTCGTCATCCTGGTGATGGGCTACATCGCGCAGCATCGACTGCACGAGCTGTCTCAAAGCACCTACCAGACCGCCGCGCAGCGAAACGCCACCCTGGTCGAGAGCCTCACCGGCATCGAGACCATCAAGGCCCAGGGTGCCGAACACCTCATACAGGCCCGCTGGGAACGAGCCAACCAGTTTCTGGCCACCCTCAATGTGCGCATGCGACGCCTGTCGTCCGGCGCGGTCTACACCACAGCCACCCTGCAACAACTGGCGTCTGTGGCCATCGTCATCATCGGGGTCTACCTCATCACCGACCGCCAGCTCACCATGGGGGGCTTGATCGCCACCACCATGTTGTCTGGGCGAGCGCTGGCGCCTGCAGGCCAGATCGTGGGCTTGCTGATGCAGTACCAGGGCGCACGAACCGCCCTGGAATCGCTCAACCAGGTCATGGCCAAGGACGTGGAACGGGCCGATGGCCAGCGGCATCTGGAGCGCTCCGAACTGAAGGGCGCCATCGAATTCCGCCATGTCTCGTTTGCCTATCCAGGCCGCAACGACGCCTCATTGAACGACATCAGCTTCAAGATCCAGCCTGGCGAAAAGGTCGCGCTGATCGGCAAGGTGGGCTCGGGCAAGACCACCTTGCAAAAGCTCATCCTGGGGCTGTATCAACCCAAAGAGGGCGCCGTGCTGCTGGACGGCATCGACCTGCGCCAGCTTGATCCTGCCGATGTGCGACGCAACATGGCGCACGTGGCCCAGGACGTGCATCTGTTTTTTGGCAGCATGCGCGACAACATCGCCTTCGGCATGCCCCATGCCCGAGATGACGCCATCATGGCGGCGGCCGAGGTGGCCGGGCTCACTGATTTTGTGGCCCGGCATCCGCAAGGCTTCGACATGCCCGTGGGCGAGCGCGGGGAGCTCTTGTCCGGCGGTCAGCGCCAGAGCGTGGGCATTGCGCGCGCCGTGCTGCACAACGCGCCCATCTTGCTGATGGACGAGCCCACCAGCGCCATGGATTTCTCGACCGAAGCCCAGGTGACCCACAACCTGCAACGGTTTGCCCAGGACAAGACCGTGGTGCTGGTGACGCACCGCACCTCGATGCTGAGTTTTGTCGATCGCGTCATCGTGATCGACCAGGGCCGTGTGGTGGCCGATGGTCCGCGCGAGCGCATCATGCAGGCCCTGGCAGCGGGCCGCATTGCGCGGGCCTCGTGA
- a CDS encoding HlyD family type I secretion periplasmic adaptor subunit: MALHKIGQGTLDVLESLRRGLAPVSDRLLDKLAGPRVDPQAAAQAGMRGFEQDAEAIMSTASTHRAQTLVRSAVVVTVVLLVWSSLAQIDEVTKGEAKVIPSRQLQVIQSLDGGVVSEILVKEGQVVDAGQLLLKIDETRATSGVRESAAQAFSLRVKAARLKALAEGADFAPPAGQEGNDEEARILDEERQLYDARRSELSAMLSINEQQLAQRRQELSEAQARRNSAARSLDLSQQELSKTRPLLTTGAVSEVEVLRLEREVSRARGDMEQASAQSARAQAAINEASRKIQETDLSFRNEARKELSDVLARLNALTEGAVALADKVDKSQVKSPVRGRVQRLLANTVGGVVSPGRDIVEIVPLDDALVLEAKIQPRDIAFIHPGQAATVKFTAYDFSIYGGMDAVVENISPDTVTDERGTNTYYVVRVRTTQPQGHDNMPIMPGMTAEVDVLTGQKTVLGYLLKPVLRAHQRALTER, encoded by the coding sequence ATGGCATTGCACAAAATCGGTCAGGGCACGCTGGACGTGCTGGAGTCGCTGAGGCGCGGCCTGGCCCCCGTCAGCGACCGGCTGCTGGACAAATTGGCCGGGCCGCGGGTCGACCCACAAGCCGCAGCCCAGGCCGGCATGCGCGGCTTCGAGCAAGATGCCGAGGCCATCATGAGCACGGCCAGCACCCACCGCGCCCAGACCCTGGTGCGCAGCGCCGTGGTGGTGACGGTGGTGCTGCTGGTGTGGTCCAGCCTGGCGCAGATCGATGAGGTCACCAAGGGCGAGGCCAAGGTGATTCCATCACGGCAGTTACAGGTCATCCAGTCGCTGGATGGCGGGGTGGTCTCGGAGATCCTGGTCAAGGAAGGCCAGGTGGTCGACGCCGGGCAGCTCTTGCTGAAGATCGATGAGACCCGGGCCACCTCGGGTGTGCGTGAAAGCGCGGCGCAGGCGTTTTCGCTGCGGGTGAAGGCCGCGCGGCTCAAGGCGCTGGCCGAAGGCGCCGACTTCGCGCCCCCCGCAGGCCAGGAAGGCAATGATGAAGAAGCCCGCATTCTGGATGAGGAGCGCCAGCTCTACGACGCCAGGCGCTCGGAGCTCTCGGCCATGCTGTCCATCAACGAACAACAGCTGGCACAACGGCGCCAGGAGCTGAGTGAAGCCCAGGCCCGGCGCAATTCGGCGGCACGCAGCCTGGACCTGTCGCAACAAGAGCTCAGCAAGACCCGCCCGCTGCTGACCACAGGCGCCGTCTCCGAGGTCGAGGTGCTGCGGCTTGAGCGCGAGGTCAGTCGCGCCCGGGGCGACATGGAACAAGCCAGCGCCCAGAGTGCGCGCGCCCAGGCCGCCATCAACGAAGCCAGCCGCAAAATCCAGGAAACCGACCTGTCGTTTCGCAACGAAGCCCGCAAGGAACTCTCGGACGTGCTGGCGCGCCTGAACGCCCTCACCGAAGGCGCGGTGGCGCTGGCCGACAAGGTCGACAAGTCTCAGGTCAAGTCCCCGGTTCGCGGTCGCGTCCAGCGGCTGCTGGCCAACACCGTGGGGGGCGTGGTCTCGCCTGGCCGTGACATCGTCGAAATCGTGCCCCTGGACGATGCGCTTGTGCTGGAAGCGAAAATCCAGCCGCGCGACATCGCCTTCATCCATCCCGGTCAGGCCGCCACGGTCAAGTTCACCGCCTACGACTTCTCGATTTATGGCGGCATGGACGCCGTGGTGGAAAACATCAGCCCGGACACCGTCACCGACGAACGTGGCACCAACACCTACTACGTGGTTCGCGTGCGCACCACCCAGCCACAAGGGCACGACAACATGCCCATCATGCCCGGCATGACCGCCGAGGTGGATGTGCTCACGGGCCAGAAGACCGTGCTGGGCTATTTGCTCAAACCGGTGTTGCGCGCCCACCAACGGGCCTTGACCGAGCGCTGA